One genomic segment of Methanothermococcus okinawensis IH1 includes these proteins:
- the sucD gene encoding succinate--CoA ligase subunit alpha has protein sequence MILLDENTRAIVQGITGKQGSFHTKNMLECGTNIVAGVTPGKGGKEIYGIPVYDTVAETVEKHGANASVIFVPAPFAKDAAYEAIDAGIELVVIITEHIPVHDTMDIINYAKQKGVKIIGPNTPGIASPKVGKLGIIPMKVLKEGRIGMVSRSGTLTYEIANELISNGFGQSSCVGIGGDPTIGLGYVEILEMFENDKDTDAIVMIGEIGGSNEEIAAEYIKKMKKPVIAYIAGQTAPEGKRMGHAGAIIERGVGTAESKMNTLKNAGAHVVRKISEIPSALKEIL, from the coding sequence TTGATACTTTTAGATGAAAACACAAGAGCAATAGTTCAGGGAATTACGGGAAAGCAGGGAAGTTTCCATACAAAAAATATGCTTGAATGCGGAACAAATATAGTTGCAGGAGTAACTCCTGGAAAAGGTGGAAAAGAAATTTATGGAATTCCTGTATATGATACAGTTGCGGAAACTGTTGAGAAACACGGTGCAAACGCATCAGTAATATTCGTTCCAGCACCATTTGCAAAGGATGCAGCCTATGAGGCAATTGATGCAGGTATTGAGCTTGTGGTAATTATTACAGAACATATCCCCGTTCATGATACAATGGATATAATAAATTATGCAAAACAGAAAGGAGTTAAAATAATTGGACCAAATACCCCAGGAATCGCATCTCCAAAGGTTGGGAAATTAGGTATTATTCCTATGAAAGTTTTAAAAGAAGGAAGAATCGGAATGGTTTCAAGAAGTGGAACATTAACCTATGAAATTGCAAATGAATTGATAAGTAATGGATTTGGACAATCATCCTGTGTAGGAATAGGGGGAGACCCAACTATTGGTCTTGGATATGTTGAAATACTTGAAATGTTTGAAAATGATAAAGATACAGATGCTATTGTAATGATTGGAGAAATAGGAGGAAGTAATGAAGAAATAGCAGCAGAATATATTAAAAAAATGAAAAAACCAGTAATAGCATATATTGCAGGACAAACAGCACCCGAAGGTAAGAGGATGGGACATGCCGGAGCAATTATAGAGAGAGGAGTAGGCACAGCGGAAAGTAAAATGAATACATTAAAAAATGCCGGAGCTCATGTTGTAAGAAAAATTTCAGAAATACCATCTGCATTAAAAGAGATATTATAA
- a CDS encoding nSTAND3 domain-containing NTPase — MKISEWLKYNIEKTEHDSFIISGARGSGKTTHMMAMAYEMISNNFKVKICYDVEDIPDDLCNYHCIFLDDFATKFYKRDSSSKKNREFAKLIQEIREVLPMIITTSPSKSLFDKDIRSMFKELNILSPGLLVIEGGVFFEVDLLQEGFPKFFRAQKLKERKRKAKRASEFIRSMR; from the coding sequence ATGAAAATTTCGGAATGGTTAAAATATAATATTGAAAAAACTGAGCATGATTCTTTTATTATTTCTGGTGCAAGAGGCTCAGGAAAAACTACACATATGATGGCTATGGCATACGAGATGATAAGTAATAACTTTAAGGTTAAGATATGTTATGATGTTGAAGATATACCTGATGACTTATGTAATTATCATTGTATTTTTTTGGATGATTTCGCTACTAAGTTCTATAAAAGAGATAGTTCTTCTAAGAAAAATAGAGAATTTGCAAAATTAATTCAGGAAATACGAGAGGTATTGCCTATGATTATTACCACTTCCCCAAGTAAATCATTGTTTGATAAGGATATTCGTTCCATGTTTAAAGAGTTGAATATATTGTCTCCTGGTTTATTGGTTATTGAAGGAGGTGTTTTTTTTGAAGTTGATTTATTGCAAGAAGGATTTCCAAAATTTTTCAGAGCTCAGAAACTGAAAGAAAGAAAAAGAAAAGCTAAAAGAGCTTCTGAGTTTATTAGGTCTATGAGGTGA
- a CDS encoding ATP synthase subunit I, translated as MEEVKKNVDNITYQYDWKYEVFLSLKSFLLKFLKVAIVLIVLYYILKFAPFWLFSILLGSIIFFFPVYLFVKSFFKVDYLVFLHVDLEKRSITPYYFPKKLFLSGEWEIVGLKKKYISRIEFAGSIKELEKLFKEVRELEAEIKAKEKVVDDLEKVIFYYKALKKITKKRIKKAYRKAIGKEKTNYKEYNKIVDEYMSARERYEQLKDEINELKNYKNELLESLSFTGEDGGIVWLVDRIDWENKKIFFSDVHMFSEIEFLTNANVFKEMNEKISNMYVEYSKLKNAFASEVTKTVSKLINIYMKDLKPEVSEFELDKLEKIEEEDIIEEDNKQLQELIKMLGDVNGRIYEGVGKVDNTSKVSEPAP; from the coding sequence ATGGAAGAAGTTAAAAAAAATGTTGATAATATTACTTATCAGTATGATTGGAAGTATGAGGTATTTTTATCTTTAAAATCTTTTCTTTTGAAATTTTTAAAAGTGGCTATTGTATTAATTGTATTGTATTATATTTTGAAGTTTGCTCCTTTCTGGTTATTTTCTATATTATTGGGTTCAATTATATTTTTCTTTCCAGTTTATTTATTTGTTAAAAGTTTCTTTAAAGTGGATTATTTAGTTTTTCTTCATGTAGATTTAGAAAAAAGAAGTATAACGCCATACTATTTCCCAAAAAAATTATTTTTAAGTGGAGAATGGGAAATAGTTGGGTTGAAAAAGAAATATATTAGTAGGATTGAATTTGCAGGTAGTATTAAAGAATTAGAAAAATTATTTAAAGAAGTAAGGGAATTGGAAGCAGAAATAAAAGCAAAAGAAAAGGTTGTTGATGATTTAGAGAAGGTTATTTTTTATTACAAAGCCCTTAAAAAAATTACTAAAAAAAGAATTAAAAAAGCATACAGAAAAGCTATTGGAAAAGAAAAAACTAATTACAAAGAATATAATAAAATCGTAGATGAATATATGTCTGCAAGAGAACGTTATGAACAGTTGAAAGATGAAATTAACGAACTTAAAAATTATAAAAATGAGCTCTTAGAAAGTTTAAGCTTTACTGGTGAAGATGGTGGGATTGTTTGGTTGGTTGATAGAATTGACTGGGAAAATAAAAAGATATTTTTTTCTGATGTTCATATGTTTTCAGAAATAGAATTTCTAACAAATGCAAATGTTTTCAAAGAAATGAATGAGAAGATTTCAAATATGTATGTAGAATATTCGAAATTAAAGAACGCATTTGCTAGCGAAGTTACTAAAACTGTTTCTAAATTAATAAATATTTATATGAAAGATTTAAAACCTGAAGTTAGTGAATTCGAACTGGATAAATTAGAAAAAATTGAGGAAGAGGATATTATTGAGGAAGATAATAAGCAACTGCAAGAACTTATAAAAATGTTAGGTGATGTGAATGGTAGAATATACGAAGGAGTTGGCAAGGTCGATAATACCTCCAAGGTATCCGAGCCAGCTCCATAA